TCTAAATTCATAATGCTCTAAATAGCGTAAACCACCATGAATCAGCTTGCTACTGGCTGATGAAGTAGCGGAAGCAAAATCCTGTTGTTCGCAAATAAGCACTTTTAAACCACGTCCTGCTGCATCGGCAGCAATGCCGGCACCGTTGATACCGCCACCAATTATAATCAGATCTATAGGGTTTGTTGGGCTATTGCCGACTAATGCATCCATAAAGCACATGTTTCCTTTTAATAAAAACCTTGCATGTAAGATTTCGAACATTATTTTCGAAAAAGAACATTACCTGAGTTTAACGTGTGACCATTAGTAAATACAAGCTGAAAGGTTGGGTTAGAAAAAATACTACGAGAAGTCGATAAAAAGTGTATTAAGTCTTTTTATGAGGTGTATAAGTCAACATTCGATTAATTCGACGTTATAGTCATTTAACTGTTGTTTTAGCTTAGAGAAGGGACAGTGGTCAGTAAATACCTTACTGATTTGGGTGATATGGCCTAAACGAACTACGGCGTTACGACCAAACTTTGAATGGTCTGCTGCTAAATAAACGGCGCGAGAGTTATTAATAATAGCTTGTGAAACCTTTACTTCCTGGTAGTCAAAATCAAGCAATGCCCCATCGGCGTCAATACCACTAATGCCGATGATACCGAAATCCACCTTAAACTGTTGGATAAAATCCACTGTGGCTTGCCCTACAATACCTCCATCAGGTTGTCTGAGCTGACCTCCGGCTAATATGACTTCAAAGTCAGTTTTATTGCAAAACAAACTGGCCACGTGAATGTTATTAGTGATAATTTTTAGCCCTTGATGCTTTAACAGGGCTTTGGCAATGGTTTCGGTAGTCGTGCCAATGTTAATAAAAAGCGATGCATGATTGGGAATATAAGTAACTAGTTGTTTGGCTATTCGCTTTTTTTCGTTTAACTGCATAATTTGGCGGGTATGATAAGCCGTATTTTGCGTACTGGTTTGTGACACAGCACCGCCATGATAACGAATAATTTTACCGGTATTTGCCAGGTTATTCAGATCGCGTCGAATGGTTTGGGGAGTAACACTAAAATGATGGGCTAAGTCATCAATGCTGGCATAACCATGTTGAATAACCCAATTTACAATTTCTTGATGTCGGTGTTGTTGTGTCATAGTGTATCTCTGTAACCACCATTTTTGAGTGGTGGAAGAATACTCTTTTATTTAAGATAAAGTCATCATTAAATTGATTGGTACTTGCTGGTAAGGAATAAAAAAAGGAGTAAGCATGTCAACCTATATTTTGGCTATTGATCAAGGTACCACCAGCTCTCGGGCAATTATTTTTAACGAAAAAGGCCTACCACTATGGCAAGCGCAGCAGGAGTTTAAACAATATTATCCCGATGACGGTTGGGTTGAGCATGATCCTGAGGAAATTTGGATAACTACTTTACAGGTTTGTCAGCAAGTGATGCAAAAAGGCAAACTGCGGGCAGCGGATATAGCGGCAATCGGTATTACTAATCAGCGTGAAACAACGGTCGTGTGGGACCGGGAGACAGGTAAGCCTATTTATAATGCAATTGTCTGGCAAGACAGGCGCACTGCGGATTATTGCGAAAAATTAACCCGAGCCGGTAAGGAAACGGTTATTAATCAAAAAACGGGTCTATTAATAGACCCTTATTTCTCAGCATCGAAAGTAAACTGGTTGTTAGAAAATGTACCTGATGCAAGAGAAAATGCTGAATCGGGAAAATTATTATTTGGCACCATTGATACTTTTTTACTATGGCGATTAACTGGTGGTAAAAGCCATAAGACTGATGCTACTAATGCTTCTCGAACTCAGTTGTTTAATATTCATACGCAGCAGTGGGATGAAGAGTTATTAAAACTTCACCATGTTCCCGTTGCCCTAATGCCGGAAGTAATGGATTGCAGTGCTGATTTTGGTGTAACAGAACGCACCTTGTTTGGAGGAGAAATTCCTATTTATTCGATGGCAGGTGATCAGCAGGCTGCACTGGTGGGGCAGGCTTGTTTTAAGCCAGGAATGGTAAAAAGCACCTATGGAACAGGTTGCTTTGTCATTATGAATACTGGTGAACAGGCGATACAGTCTGAAAATCGATTGTTAACTACTATCGGCTATCGGCTTAATGGCAAAGTGAGCTACGCTATTGAGGGCAGTATTTTTATTGCAGGTGCAGCGATGCAATGGCTGCGAGATGGGTTAAGGCTAATTCCTCACGCCAATGTTACAGAAGCATTGGCTCAAGTAGCGAAAAAAAGTCATGGGGTGTATATGGTACCGGCTTTTACTGGGTTAGGTGCTCCCTATTGGGACCCTCATGCCAGAGGGGCCATTATGGGTTTAACGCGAGATACCGGTATCGCAGAAATAGTCTCTGCAGGTTTGCAGTCTGTTTGCTATCAAACTAAAGACCTGATGAATGCGATGGCCGCGGATGGCGTTGTTCCTACAACCTTAAGAGTGGATGGGGGAATGGTGGTAAACAACTGGATGGTTCAGTTTTTAGCCGACATTTTAGGGGTGACAGTCGAGCGGCCACAGGTTACTGAAACGACAGCACTTGGTGTAGCTTACCTAGCTGGACTCTATAAAGGGATATATCAGTCAGTGGATGACATTGCTAACTATTGGCATTCTGACCAGAGGTTTGAAGTGAGTATGGAGCAAGTGCAACGAGAGAAACTCTATCAGGGCTGGCAAGAAGCTGTGCAACGGGTAAAAAGTAACAAAGGATAAAGAGCTAGCTTGCCCGAACAAAAACGTTAGTTTCGGGCAAGATGAATTTCTACTACTTGTGGATTTAGTCGTTGCAAGCTTGTAGTGAATGTTTTTACAAACTGCAAAGCCTCATGCTGAGTTGTAAATTTTTTGGCTTTGTCACGGTTGCCATAACTGCCGTTATTGACGGCATAACAGTCGGACCACCCTTTACAGTTCAGTTTAACTGCCCACTTGGGTAGGGGCTGAGTTGCTTTGGGGCCTGCAATAGCGCCGGAAAAGCACAGTAATAATAAGGGTATTAGGCTCCATTTCATAATCTTACCTTGTTTCATGAAGTCTACTCAGTTGATCATAGGCTTAATTATAAACCATCATCCCGAAATAGTATTTTAAATTGGTTGTATAGGTGATGGTTTAGTCAGCTTTGGTTGTTTTGCGTTCAGTTTAGATGCTTTGTGTTTGGCTAGTAAATAGACAGTTCAATTGTATCAGTTCCTCTTTGATGATTCACCTTGTTGTTTTAATTATATCCAGGTCTGTTTATGTTGGGACAGTGAAGTCTTTGACCTAATCGTGCGTTTGAAAATAAGAAATAATCAAGCAACTTAAGGTGATAAGATGATGCAACAGTTATATAGTTCATTAACCAAACTTGGCAAAGTCAAACTGATAAATTCTCAGGTTTTAGACATAAAGTTAAATGTAAGTAAAATCCAACTAAGAGAAAGTTTTTTATTGATGCACAATGCATTAAACATATAATCCGCTTTGTTGGTGGTTGGCAGTATTTAGAGTGTAATTTTCATGATGAACTGATCCTCGATAATAATCAGTAGCTAATAAAAAATAACAACAATAAATATTAGGAAAAAATTATAAAATAAGGCGACTTTAGTCGTGCACTTTTGAAGAAGATTCAATAAAAAATGAGTACGACTATGATATAATTAGTCATCCCTCTCATACCGAGACTAAAAAGTTCCAATGGTTAGCAAAAGTTAAAAAGATTAAAAAAGGTATCTGTTTACTGATCAAGAGATAGCGATTAATGCATAACGGTGCTAATATTTTTCCACATTTTCTTGGTATCTAGAGTTAACACACTATTATGCTAAAAAAGCTTGCAGAAAATCTATGGACAGTAGAAAGCGATATGCGTTTTTTAGGAGCTGATATTGCTCTTCGAATGACAGTGGTTCGACTATCGAATAATACGTTAGTGTTAATTAGTCCGGTGGCCATAGAAGAAGCAATGGTTGATGCGTGAAATCAATTAGGTCATGTGACGTATATTGTAGCACCTAACTTAATGCATCACCTTTATGCTGAGGAGGCAAAGCAACATTTTCCTGATGCTAGTTTATTGGTGGCTCCTGGGTTACCAGCGAAGCGTAGGGACCTGGCATTTGACTATGTATTTGATAATCAGTCTTTTCAACCATGGCAGAGTGAACTTAGTCACTTTGTCTTTACTGCTTTGCCAATATTAAATGAGGTGGTATTTTTTCATCCGGCAAGTAATAGTCTAATTGTGACTGACCTGGTGTGTAATATTCAAAAAGTCGATAGATCTCTTTTCAGTCTTTATTTACGTTTGTCCGGGGTGTTAGGAAAATTGGCCATGAGCAGAATGTTTCGCTTGTTAATGCGTAATAAAACCCATGCCAGGGAGCAATTACGTCAAATATTACACTGGAACTTTGAGCGCATCGTAATGGCACATGGTGATGTGATTGAACAGGCTGGGCAGAATAAACTGAAGGAAGCAGTTAGCTGGTTAAATATATGAATATATTTTAAATAGCTGATCTCTCGATCAAGAAATAGGAGAAACTATTACCTTATTTTGTACATGAACCACTAGTAATATTTTTATAATAAAAGGGCTGCAATCTGGAAAGATGGCAGCCATATAAGGGGAAAAGGATAAGGAGAGTTAATTAAAGTACAGTTACATTATCAGCTTGAGGGCCTTTTTGCCCTTGCTTAATATTGAACTGAACTTTTTGGCCCTCAATTAGGGTTCGATGGCCAGTACCGCTAATCGCACTGTAATGAACAAATACATCCGAGCCATTGTCTTGCTCAATAAACCCGAACCCTTTAGTCTCGTTAAACCATTTTACATGACCAAAATTAGTGGACATTTAATTACTCCAGAAGCTTTACCAGTTCAAACTTGTTGGTGGCTGCTTTGGCTATTAAAACCAATGATGAGATAGCTCAAAGTTGAGCCAATGCTGAGAATTGCAGATGTTACTTATGTAGAACGAGACGAGGTACAACAGTGGGCCTTCGAGCTGTTTTGCATAAATAGTACTGTTTTCATTTTCAGCGTAACCAGTATAGGCAATGGTTGAAAAAAGGTAAATGTAAGTCCTACTCATTAGCTATCATTAATATTGGAAACTACCTTTAATTTTTTTGATATTAATTTTACAGTGACTGACACAAAAATAAAATCCACTCTTTAAACAGACTGACTTTTTGTGGAACTTGCTGCATTTTGCGGGTTATAAGGTAGTAGCTGTATTGGCTGGTACAAGGAGATGAAATAGGAGATATGAATAACTGTTTTTTCAGTTCCTGTTCAACTAGAAAACGAGGGACTAATGCAATGCCAAGTTTTTCTTGCGCTGCTTGTATCAACATAAAATAGTGTTCAAAGCCCAGTCGCTTTTCTTTTGGCTCGTCACAATTATGCTGTTGGAACCAATTACGCCACATGTGTTTTCTAGAAGTATGTTCGAGTAACGTATAGTGCTGGAAGTCTTTTGCTGTATTGATTGGGTAGTCTTTTTGTAATAAGTCAGGACTACAAATAGGAATTAATGTTTCATTCATTAGCCAAGTTGCATTAACTTTAGGCCAATAGTTGTCTTTGCTGCTACGAATGACAATATCGACATTTTCTTCAAACAAAGCATCGGTATTGTCACTGGTAATGATATTTAACTGTAGGTGAGGGTGTTGCTGTTTGAATTGATTGATTTTGGGAATCAGCCAATGGGAACTCAGTGAAGGTAGCATACTGACAGTGAGAATTTCATTCGGCCGAAATTGTTGGATTAAACTTTGAGTGGCTTCATCCAACAAGTCCATGGCTTCTATAATAGAACCCAAGTACTGTTTGCCCGCTGTGGTGAGTTGTAAGGTTTGGCCTTTCCGTTCAAACAAAGAAAACCCTAAAAACTCCTCTAACTGCTTGACCTGCCGACTAATAGCACCTTGAGTGACAAATAGTTCGTGGGCTGCAAGAGTAAAGCTTTGATGGCGACCAGCGGCTTCAAAGGCTTTCAATGCGTTAAGAGAAGGAAGGAAACGGGGCATAGGACTTTAATACCACAACAACAGCTTTAAACGTAAGTATGAGTTTTTCTCATGATGCTGTTCATTTTAATCGTTTGTCTGAGCCTTGGCAATCACGTCTAATTAACCCTGGATATGTTTACCCATTTTGGGAGGTAATCTAGCAGTTTAGATTACCCTTTTCTTTTTAACCTTTTAGTCAGGGATACTCATAGGAGTGGCCGTGGTTGACTTCCTTTTCTTACTCGAAAAAGTAAGCTTTTTATTTTTCTTGGTATTATTGGGCTTTATTATTGGCCGTTGTTTTACTATTGAGCTGAAAACAATTTCAACACTATTACTTTATGTGTTGTCACCTATAGTTATTTTTAGTGGCACAGCGAAAGCAGATTTAACCCCAGCCTACTTGGCTGTGCCAATCATCTTCTTTGTGATTTGTATAGTATTTGGTTTGCTTGGCTTGCGAGTAGGGCAGCGTTGTTGGAAAGACAATACTCAACACCTGTTTGCTTTATCCTGCAGTACTGCAAATACAGGTTATTTCGGTTTACCTGTTGCCATGGCTGTTTTAGATGATAATGGTGTCGCTCTGGTAATTTTCTCAATGCTGGGGATTACCTTTTACGAATATACGGTTGGCTTTTACATTGCAGCAAGAGGTCGTTTTTCGGTAAAGAAAAGCTTGCTGAAGTTAGCTAAAATTCCTTTTATTTATGCATTTAGCGCAGGGCTAATACTTAATTTAACTGAATTATCTTTGCCTGGTAGTATTATGGGACAGCTGGCTGTGTTTAAAGGGGCTTACACAGTGCTGGGGATGATGCTAATAGGTTTTTCATTAGCTAATGTAGGGCGTCAGCATATTGATTGGCGGTTAATTTTATTCACTACATTTAGCAAGTATATTTGCTGGCCACTTATCATAACGATATTAATACTTGTAGACCAGCAGTACACCCAGTGGCTTGACCAGCAAATTATTTTTGTCATGTTATTAGTGGCTGTGGTGCCTTTGGCTGCTAATACCATTGCATTAGCAATTGAATTGAATGTACAGCCACAAAAAGCATCAATTGCTGTGCTCACCAGCACAGCTCTGGGAATTATTATGATCCCTTTGTATCTGGCAATATTACCGGGATATTTGATGAATAACTAAAAGGGTACTTTGTCCCCTTTTAGTTTTTTAGGCTATTAGTACATAAACTGTTGCCAAGATAATATGTAATACAGCAAATGGTAGCGCTTTTTTGACGAAACCGGCAAAAGATAAAGAAAGCTCGTACTTATGCATAATTGTCACTGCCACCAATGTAGATGCGCTGCCAATAGGGGTTAAGTTACCACCCAGGTTGGCACCAAATACCACTGACCACCAAAGGGACGAGTCACTGGCTGTACTCGCTGTATCTAAAATTTTGGCTAACATTGCGGCTAAAGGAATATTATCAGTAACAGAGCTAAAAATAGCTGAGAGTATTAATAGAATACTGGTACCAACGGCTGTTTCTTCTGTGCCAATGAGTGCTGTAATGCCTTTCCCGATTAAATCCAACACCTGTGCATGTTCCATTACATTAATGACTACAAATAAAGCACAGAAGAACGTAATTAAGTCCCAGTCGACAGCTTTATAAAACTGATCAACTTCTGATTTGTAACGAATCATCATTACCGTAGCAAAACCAAGTGCGACGAACCCCATTCCTAAATCTTTCACTAATGGCAATATGGATGTTGTGGCAATGGTTAAGATAAACATAATTAACATAACCCCTGCAAACTGAAAAAATCGCTTGCTTTCAATACCATCACGTTCATCAAAGCTAGCCACAAGCTCTTTGGCTTGACTTTTTTCCTCTTCAGAGGCCAAAGACTGAATAGCGAATAATTTGGAACCCATCCATAATGTGATGACAGTTGCAACCAACACATAAGGACTGGCTTTCAAGAAAAAAGCAACAAAGCTGATACCAGCAGTATTTCCCACAATGATGTTTGGTACTGAGCTAATTAGGGTTAATAAACCACCAATGTTAGTGAGAAGGCCTTGGATTAATAAGAACCCAAGCAGTTTTTCTGAGCGATTTAATTTATTCAGTGATACGGCGGTTAATGAACCAACAATAATCATTGCCGTCACATTGTTCAGCACAGCAGAAAAAATAACTGTCATCATCCCGTAATACCACAGCAATTTTAGCGGATCACCTGCGGATGCTTTAGTAAGTTTGATTGCAACCCAAGTAAATAGTCCCGATCGGGAGGTCACATCAACAAAAATACTGGACCCTAAAATAATGGCGATCACCCCCCAGTCAACAGCAGGAATAAATACCGGCATGTTAATCTCATGGCCATTCGGTAAGGCAATACTTCCAAAGGGTAACAGCTCAAAAAAAGCACCTAATAGCAGACTGATTGCAGCAAATACAGCCACAATCAGTGACTTTTTTGCATGAATTTTTTCTTCAAGGGCCAAGCTAACAATCATTAGCACCAAAATAATCACAAATGTAATGGTGACCCCAGTACTGACACTGTGAACACTATGGGTGGCAAGCTCAGAGGCCACTTGTTGGGTATTGCTCATTTGCTATTTTCCTAAAAATCTTGTTCTTAAAATCTCATCAAAATAACACAGGCTAAAATGAGAAAAAGGCAGATCTATAGCATTAATAATGGAATATGTCGTAGCTCAATGGCCAATGGATAGGCTAGACCATGCATTGCCAGTTGGTCTTCATCTTTGGTATTCATTACTAGCAAATCCAGTTCATATTCTTCAATTAAACTTTTATAGTCTTTAATATGGTGACCAAACTTCACATGCTCGATCACATTAAGATTAATATTAGCTTCAGCTAACGCGGGTGGGCATGAGCTAATAAAATCGTGAGGCTCCTTTAGTAATTGTCTTGCCAGCTTTTCTTCTGCATCGTCAGTATTTATAGTGGCAATTTTACTGATTGCTTTAATAATCCGCTTAAAATAGACCTCATCTTCAATATGACTCAAGTGTAGGCTACCCCCCGGTGCTGTAAACGCAACAGCATTATGGACTAAATCGTGGTCAAGGGTGAGGTGGTCAGTTACTACCATAACGGAAGTGCTTTTTGTTAAAGCGTGCTCACTGGCATAACTGGCTTTAGGGTGTGGAATAACTAATACTGGTATTGCCGTACGTTGTAGTAATACATCTAGATGCTCCCCTAAACTATGGGGAAATTGCCAGGCATTACTGTATAAATTTCGATAACTACAAATCAGGTCAGGTTTAATTGCTTCAGCTTCTTGCAAAAGTGCTTCTGTAGTTTTTGGTGTTTCACCAATACTTAAATGCCATTGGATGCTATTAGTACTCAGCTGTGGTGAAAACTGCTGCAGTTGTTGTTTAATTTTTGCACTATTCTCTTCAGTTTGATCAGTAATCAATAAAACAGATTCAATTTTCACTGGTTTATAATGATAGACATCTTTTACTGCTGATCTGAATACACTTTCAAACTGGTCAACTGATGACATAATGGGTCCTTAACTTTATTCAATAAAAGTATCATGTTGATTAAACTTGAGTTTCATTTCAAACTAACGGGTCTTGCAAAACTTAGGTGGGTAATACCATTTGTGTAGTATAACAAGGAATACAATGAAGCAGCGGTGTAATGGTAGCATAAAGTGGATAGTCAGCTTAGCTATACTCCTGATTTCAAATAATGTTGTATCAACACCAGTGGAGAATACTGTCAATATGTCAAAATCCCCTCCCATTGCCAAGCAGCACCCAAAAGCCTTGAAAGCACATGGTGAAGAGAGAGTAGATCCTTACTATTGGCTGAGGGATGATGAACGTAAGGCTCAGCCGGTGTTGGATTATCTGTTAGCAGAAAATAGCTATACACAGCAAAACTTAAAGCCGATAGCGCCGTTGCAGGAGCAGCTTTATCAGGAAATGGTTGGTCGGCTGCAAAAAGACGACAGAAGCGTTCCTTATCAACGGGGAAACTATTGGTATTACAACCGCTTTGAAGGGAATGATGAATATGAAAAATTATGCCGGCGCAAAGGAAACTTAACAGCGACTGAATCAGTCCTTTTAGACTTGAACGAGCGAGCAAAGCCACACAAATATTACCAGCTAGGGGAGGCGGAGGTTAGTTTTAATCAGCAGCTGTTGGCCTTTTCTGAAGATACCAATGGACGTCGGCAATACAGTATTCGTATAAAAGATTTAACAACAGGTAAACTACTTGGTGATAAGTTAAACAATACGTCAGGTGATATTGCCTGGGCCAGTGATAATAAAACTCTGTATTATACCCGCAAACATCCAAAAACCTTATTACCTTATCAGGTATATAGGCATGAGCTGGGTACCGAGCAAAAGCAAGATCAGCTAGTGTATGAAGAAGCCGATAACCAGTTTTTTACTTCATTATATACGACAAAATCCTATCAATATGTGGTAATTGAGTTAACCAGCACACGCACCAGTGATATTAAGTTAATTGATGCCTATAATCCTTTGGCCAAACCTGTTTCATTTGTTAGTAGGGAGCCAGGTCATGAATATGAATTAGTAGATGTTGCTGACCGATTTTATATTCGAACCAACTGGCAGGCAGAAAACTTTCGGTTAATGACGGTAGATAAGCGTCATATTGGCGATAAGCAAGCTTGGCAAGAAGTGATTCCTCATCGGGCTGATACCTTTCTAGAAGACCTAGAAGCATTTAAAGATTATTTGGTGGTTGCCGAACGGACCAACGGTTTGTTACAGCTGAGAATACGTCAGTTGAATAATAATAAAGATCATTATTTAGACTTTGGCGAGCCCGCTTATACGGCATATATTGGCCATAATGAAGAGCTGGATACGGAAATCCTCCGCTTTGGTTATTCTTCATTGACTACGCCAGACTCAGTATTTGACTACAATATGCGAACGCGTCAAAAAATACTACTGAAGCAGGATAAAGTGATCGGTACTTTCAAACCAGAACTTTATCAATCTGAACGGCTGATGGTAGCTGTTAGAGACGGAGTGAAGGTACCAGTCTCGCTAGTTTATCGTAAAGGATTTCGTCGTAATGCTGGTCACCCTTTGTTGATTTATGGCTATGGTGCTTATGGTAGCTCGTTAGACCCTTTTTTTAGTTCAGCACGATTAAGCCTCTTGGACAGAGGAGTCGTTTATGTGTTGGCTCATGTTCGAGGTGGTGAGGATTTAGGTCGGCAATGGTATGAGTCAGGTAAACTTGATCATAAATTGAATAGTTTTAACGACTTTATTGATGTGACACGCTATTTAGTGTCAGAAGGGTACGGTGCAGCCGATAATGTATTTGCGATGGGGGGAAGTGCAGGTGGTTTGTTAGTGGGGGCGGTGGCTAATATGGCACCTGAATTATATCGAGGAATTGTCGCTGAGGTCCCGTTTGTTGATGTTTTGACTACTATGTTTGACGAATCAATTCCACTTACCACCAATGAATATGAAGAGTGGGGAAACCCAAATGATCGCAGCGCTTATGATTATATAAAGTCCTACTCTCCTTACGATAATATTACCCGTCAGGCGTATCCTAATATGTTAGTGACAGCTGGACTACATGATTCACAAGTGCAATATTGGGAGCCTGCCAAGTGGATCGCCAAACTACGACACTACGATACCAGTGATAATCAAATCCTGTTGTATACTGAGATGGAAGCAGGGCACAGTGGGGTATCCGGTCGCTATCAGGCTTATCGTGAATTAGCAATGGAATATGCATTTGTTTTGCATCATGCGGGTGTTGGAGATTAATTTGTCGATTTTTACGCCTGTGAACTTTCAAGCTTCTGCTACAAAAATGAGGTGACGGATGCGTAACTTGTTATTACGAAATTCTACTTATTACTTTAGAAAGGTTCTTCCTGAAGACTTAAGGCATACCTTTGATAAGCGTGAGGTTTTCATCTCTTTGCAAACCAAGTCAAAGCGGTATGTTCTGCTCAACTAAAACAGGACACTTTTCTAAAGGAATTTTCATATTCGACTGGTGACATATCATTATTAGCAGTTTGCAGCCTGTCTACGTTGTAATATCGCATATAAGCAGTGACATCATTTTTAATACACTTACACGTCAGTTGTAGTATTTTCAACAGCCAATTGTGTTTGAGGCTACCAAAGAACCATTCAACAACCGAATTGTCCCTGCACGCGCCTATATCACCCATGCTAGAGAGCAGCATTTCTAGTGGATGAAGCTTTAAAAGTGCCTGTTAAGGTAATTTCAATATTACCCGCACCGCCAACATGAGAAAGTAGGGTGGCAAATAAATTCACATTTGTTCCGCTACCCAATGAAACACATTTAAGTGAAACTAACATCCAAACGCCATTAACATTGACAAAAATATCCGTTTCTTTCCAGTGGCCATTTACATTGACATAAGTGGTATCAAGCGATTACCAGCGATTATTAATATTTAAAAAAGTTTCTGACATAGGTGATAAAGAGTACCATCTAAAATGTCACTCTTATTTATTATTTAAATTGTTTAGTGTTAATAGGCTAGAATTATATTTGTTAGAAATTCAGAAGTATCTGGTGATAGGTCATCAAATTCTAAGCCTGCTTGATATACTTGCTTGCTGTCTTGAAAGTCGTACTGAGACTCTGTTTGTTGCATGCTTATTTTAGCTACATGGATAACTCTAGCATTTATTTTTATTGGTAGTTCTTTATTTTTTATATCATCAAAAGCAAAAATTACTAGTTGAATAGTCGAGTCTTGCTCCAATTCCGCTTGTGTATGTATAAGGACTCCTCCAGTTGACACATTAACTGTATTAAAACTGTAATGTTTTATGTCTTTTTCTATCTTAGAT
This genomic interval from Spartinivicinus ruber contains the following:
- a CDS encoding PilZ domain-containing protein; translated protein: MENQRRYKNRHYLRKRIIWNGKLSKIEKDIKHYSFNTVNVSTGGVLIHTQAELEQDSTIQLVIFAFDDIKNKELPIKINARVIHVAKISMQQTESQYDFQDSKQVYQAGLEFDDLSPDTSEFLTNIILAY
- a CDS encoding DUF6538 domain-containing protein, translating into MRNLLLRNSTYYFRKVLPEDLRHTFDKREVFISLQTKSKRYVLLN
- a CDS encoding S9 family peptidase, giving the protein MKQRCNGSIKWIVSLAILLISNNVVSTPVENTVNMSKSPPIAKQHPKALKAHGEERVDPYYWLRDDERKAQPVLDYLLAENSYTQQNLKPIAPLQEQLYQEMVGRLQKDDRSVPYQRGNYWYYNRFEGNDEYEKLCRRKGNLTATESVLLDLNERAKPHKYYQLGEAEVSFNQQLLAFSEDTNGRRQYSIRIKDLTTGKLLGDKLNNTSGDIAWASDNKTLYYTRKHPKTLLPYQVYRHELGTEQKQDQLVYEEADNQFFTSLYTTKSYQYVVIELTSTRTSDIKLIDAYNPLAKPVSFVSREPGHEYELVDVADRFYIRTNWQAENFRLMTVDKRHIGDKQAWQEVIPHRADTFLEDLEAFKDYLVVAERTNGLLQLRIRQLNNNKDHYLDFGEPAYTAYIGHNEELDTEILRFGYSSLTTPDSVFDYNMRTRQKILLKQDKVIGTFKPELYQSERLMVAVRDGVKVPVSLVYRKGFRRNAGHPLLIYGYGAYGSSLDPFFSSARLSLLDRGVVYVLAHVRGGEDLGRQWYESGKLDHKLNSFNDFIDVTRYLVSEGYGAADNVFAMGGSAGGLLVGAVANMAPELYRGIVAEVPFVDVLTTMFDESIPLTTNEYEEWGNPNDRSAYDYIKSYSPYDNITRQAYPNMLVTAGLHDSQVQYWEPAKWIAKLRHYDTSDNQILLYTEMEAGHSGVSGRYQAYRELAMEYAFVLHHAGVGD